The following coding sequences lie in one Osmerus mordax isolate fOsmMor3 chromosome 13, fOsmMor3.pri, whole genome shotgun sequence genomic window:
- the aph1b gene encoding gamma-secretase subunit Aph-1b yields MTAAVFFGCTFIAFGPAIALFLFTIARDPLRVIFLIAGAFFWLVSLLLSSLVWFITVQISNKESTSQQKGLLIFGVVLSVLLQETFRFGYYKLLKKANEGLLALSQEETMPISIRQLAYVSGLGFGFMSGAFSVVNILADSAGPGTIGIHGDSQHYFLSSAFMTMAIILLHMFWGVVFFEACEKKRWWSVGVVVISHLLVSCLTFQNPQYVGSLVPTYIIMFLMGMWAFSCAGGSLRNLKLCLTCKDKDFLLANHRPR; encoded by the exons ATGACAGCAGCCGTTTTTTTTGGCTGTACATTCATCGCATTTGGCCCAGCCATTGCTTTGTTCTTGTTTACAATTGCTAGAGACCCACTGCGGGTTATCTTTCTCATAGCCGG GGCCTTCTTCTGGTTGGTGTCGCTGCTGCTATCTTCATTGGTGTGGTTCATAACAGTTCAGATCAGCAACAAAGAAAGCACCTCTCAACAGAAAGGCCTTCTCATTTTCGGAGTGGTGCTCTCTGTACTCCTTCAGGAAACTTTCCGCTTTGGTTACTACAAGCTACTGAA GAAAGCAAATGAAGGGTTGCTTGCTCTGAGTCAAGAGGAGACCATGCCAATTTCCATAAGGCAGCTGGCCTACG TGTCTGGCTTGGGCTTTGGCTTCATGAGTGGGGCGTTCTCAGTGGTCAACATCCTGGCAGACTCTGCAGGCCCTGGAACTATAGGGATCCACGGGGACTCCCAACACTACTTTTTGTCCTCAG CCTTCATGACTATGGCCATCATCCTACTGCACATGTTTTGGGGGGTGGTGTTCTTTGAGGCCTGTGAGAAGAAGCGCTGGTGGTCTGTCGGTGTGGTGGTCATCAGCCACCTGCTGGTATCTTGTTTG ACGTTCCAGAACCCTCAGTATGTGGGCAGCCTGGTGCCCACATACATCATCATGTTCCTGATGGGAATGTGGGCTTTCTCATGTGCTGGCGGCTCCCTACGGAACCTCAAACTATGCCTCACCTGCAAAGACAAGGACTTCCTCCTAGCTAACCATCGGCCTAGATAA
- the LOC136955588 gene encoding immunoglobulin superfamily containing leucine-rich repeat protein 2-like, whose translation MASVSMLCFFLWISSVISIGHGCPELCTCSDRYGRHFAECSYKEMVEIPDGFPPNVTTLSLSANRISLIEFGSFDNVTQVTSLWMANNEILSIEPGTLAHLIQLRNFDISHNRIVDFPWEDLQNLTALQLLKMNHNKMVSLPKHAFFNLNDLRSLRLNNNRFTTIAEGTFDGLMSLSHLQLYNNPFTCSCSMDWLRDWILKTTMTIPEQNSIVCATPEKLKGAIIVKLPESKCMAPIVIITSQPDIGNTTLYDGAVLMLTCETEGNPNPEIIWKIHTERHNVTLSLSTEEDDSAESAESREDTNISDNPIKFFHNGTLIISPISKKDIGNYSCLVTNEFGKAEDLVSVVIVDAPTPPPIKKLIETPMVPETKPSIHQPDFITSIFDTFHFPNVERKDIISNIPTLPPSAEVKTKYTDRAVRYPTRATKCGLNSQSQYISNHAFNGTLDDVKQYTFDFGIIALGVSETEAKVRLNPLLLPKDKTSIQLSTSEEFHSVNKEFHKTSEVSRRVISDGLYLCVTADHRHSAVQWSRIEDGVNTYLFRGLRPGTNYSLCLTYRGEDCEVQVLFATRKKVPDLLIIISVSICLLTVSTVPLLGATCFHLVYKYRTKTYKLIMKAKDQYHMERNLGANFNIRAPNAESQRKIYISEIDEGAGSVEGDREGDVEGSVATESFTLSQYRGNLDDFEVGSEYSDRLPLGAEAVNIRSNYK comes from the coding sequence ATGGCATCTGTATCTATGCTTTGCTTCTTCCTGTGGATTTCTTCTGTCATCAGCATTGGACATGGTTGTCCTGAGCTATGTACCTGTTCCGACAGATATGGACGTCATTTTGCAGAATGCTCATAcaaagaaatggttgaaatCCCTGACGGATTCCCCCCTAACGTGACCACTCTTAGTCTTTCTGCTAATAGAATCTCTCTGATCGAGTTTGGAAGCTTTGACAATGTGACCCAAGTGACTTCCCTATGGATGGCCAACAATGAGATACTCTCCATTGAGCCGGGGACCCTAGCCCACCTGATACAGCTGCGTAACTTTGATATCAGTCACAACAGAATAGTGGATTTCCCTTGGGAAGATCTCCAGAATCTCACAGCTCTGCAGCTTCTGAAGATGAACCACAACAAGATGGTCAGTTTGCCCAAACATGCCTTCTTCAACCTCAACGATCTGAGGTCGCTGCGTCTTAACAATAACAGGTTCACGACTATTGCAGAAGGGACATTTGATGGCTTAATGTCCTTGTCTCATCTGCAGCTCTATAACAACCCGTTCACATGCTCCTGCTCCATGGACTGGCTGAGGGACTGGATATTGAAGACCACCATGACCATCCCTGAGCAGAATTCCATTGTCTGTGCAACCCCAGAAAAACTGAAAGGAGCAATTATTGTGAAATTGCCTGAATCAAAGTGCATGGCCCCTATCGTCATCATAACATCTCAACCAGACATTGGCAACACAACACTCTATGATGGTGCAGTGCTGATGTTGACCTGTGAAACTGAAGGCAATCCAAATCCTGAAATCATCTGGAAAATCCATACCGAAAGACACAATGTGACGTTGAGTTTGTCGACAGAAGAGGATGACTCAGCAGAGTCGGCAGAATCCAGGGAGGATACTAACATCTCGGACAATCCAATAAAATTCTTCCACAATGGTACCCTTATCATATCACCAATCAGCAAAAAGGACATTGGCAACTATAGCTGTTTAGTGACAAATGAATTTGGTAAAGCTGAGGATTTGGTGTCTGTAGTTATTGTGGATGCACCAACACCCCCTCCTATAAAAAAGTTGATTGAAACTCCCATGGTTCCAGAAACCAAGCCTTCTATACATCAACCAGATTTCATAACGTCCATCTTTGACACATTCCATTTTCCCAATGTAGAGAGAAAGGACATCATTAGTAACATCCCAACTCTTCCACCATCTGCTGAAGTTAAAACAAAATATACAGACCGGGCTGTGAGGTATCCAACCCGTGCTACCAAATGTGGCTTGAATAGCCAATCACAATACATCTCCAACCATGCCTTCAACGGGACCCTAGATGATGTCAAGCAATACACATTTGACTTTGGCATCATTGCCTTGGGGGTGTCGGAGACAGAAGCCAAAGTACGTCTTAACCCTCTTCTCCTACCTAAAGACAAGACCAGTATCCAACTTAGCACCTCAGAGGAGTTTCACTCTGTCAACAAAGAGTTTCACAAAACATCTGAAGTCTCAAGAAGGGTAATCTCAGACggcttgtatctgtgtgttactGCTGACCACAGACACTCTGCAGTCCAGTGGTCTAGGATTGAAGATGGTGTCAACACCTATCTGTTCAGGGGTTTACGCCCTGGAACCAACTattccctctgtctcacctaCAGAGGGGAGGACTGTGAAGTCCAAGTACTCTTTGCAACCAGGAAAAAGGTTCCAGACTTGTTAATCATCATCTCTGTCAGCATATGCCTTCTCACTGTGTCCACTGTGCCTCTGCTCGGGGCCACATGCTTTCATTTAGTGTATAAATACAGAACCAAAACCTACAAGCTGATTATGAAAGCTAAAGATCAATACCACATGGAGAGGAATCTAGGTGCCAACTTTAACATTAGAGCTCCCAATGCTGAGTCTCAAAGGAAGATCTACATTAGTGAGATAGATGAAGGAGCAGGGAGCGTGGAGGGCGACAGAGAGGGGGACGTGGAGGGGAGCGTTGCGACAGAGTCCTTTACTTTATCTCAGTACAGAGGAAACCTAGATGACTTTGAGGTAGGGTCTGAGTATAGCGACAGACTTCCACTAGGGGCAGAGGCAGTGAATATTCGTAGTAATTACAAATAG